One segment of Synechococcus sp. MU1617 DNA contains the following:
- the mrdA gene encoding penicillin-binding protein 2 encodes MTRSAQQRQTGLRQQPLVLLLLVLMFCSAMVSRLVWMQLLEGSRFRELADENRIRLVPRSPIRGRLLDRKGRVLATSKLTYSLYLEPRLVSDDDWPDLRDRLARLLNLKPDLLDQRRQKGLDRDGYRTTLALDLKPEQVLRFREQALGLRGAQVDVDILRFYPNGTLAAHALGYTQPITENEYEILSEKGYKIRDRIGRTGVEAAYERHLRGKWGGQMLEVNAMGEVQRNLGDRPSQAGKDLVLTLDLDLQRVAEQALADKPGGAVVALEAATGAVLALASRPSFDPNFFSKLIITQKEYDALFSNPKKPLLSRAMNPYDPGSTWKPVTAMAGMESGKFPPNTKLHTKACITYGGHCFPDHNGAGFGHIGYADALRFSSNTFFYQVGVGVGSKALKQAADQLGFQQKTGIEIGWEESVGLVGDEDWAARGRGWTDPGTSPWIPEDMASASIGQSVVQITPLQLARAYAVFANDGWLVTPHLAAGDIDWLSPEHRTKVAMKPSTLQTIREGLRKVVEAGTGAGLNGPGIPPAAGKTGTAEDSTGGPDHAWFGCYAPYPDGKIVVVAFAQNTPGGGSVHALPMAKKVLAEWERTRQR; translated from the coding sequence ATGACCCGTTCCGCCCAGCAGCGTCAGACCGGTCTGCGTCAGCAACCCCTTGTTCTGCTGCTGTTGGTGCTGATGTTTTGCAGTGCCATGGTCAGCCGCCTGGTCTGGATGCAGCTGCTGGAGGGGTCGCGCTTTCGCGAACTAGCGGACGAAAACCGCATCCGTCTGGTGCCCCGCTCGCCGATCCGCGGTCGGTTGCTCGATCGCAAAGGCCGGGTGCTGGCCACCAGCAAGCTCACCTACTCCCTGTATCTCGAGCCGCGTCTGGTCAGCGATGACGACTGGCCTGATCTGCGGGATCGCCTGGCACGGCTGCTGAATTTGAAGCCTGATCTGCTCGACCAGCGCCGGCAGAAGGGCCTGGATCGGGATGGTTACCGCACCACGTTGGCCCTGGATCTCAAGCCCGAACAGGTGCTGCGTTTCCGTGAACAGGCTCTTGGGTTGCGGGGCGCCCAGGTGGATGTCGACATCCTGCGCTTCTATCCCAATGGAACCTTGGCGGCCCACGCCCTGGGTTACACCCAGCCCATCACGGAAAACGAATACGAAATCCTGTCGGAGAAGGGCTACAAGATCCGCGACCGGATTGGTCGCACGGGTGTGGAAGCCGCCTATGAGCGCCATCTGCGCGGCAAATGGGGCGGCCAGATGCTCGAGGTGAATGCCATGGGCGAAGTGCAGCGCAACCTGGGCGATCGACCTTCCCAAGCAGGAAAGGATCTGGTGCTCACCCTCGATCTGGATTTGCAGCGGGTGGCGGAGCAGGCGCTGGCGGACAAGCCCGGTGGCGCTGTTGTGGCGTTGGAGGCGGCCACGGGTGCCGTGTTGGCTTTGGCCAGCCGTCCCAGCTTTGATCCGAATTTCTTCTCCAAGCTGATCATCACCCAGAAGGAGTACGACGCCCTCTTCTCCAATCCGAAGAAACCGTTGCTGTCCCGGGCCATGAATCCCTATGACCCCGGGAGCACCTGGAAGCCGGTGACGGCGATGGCCGGCATGGAGTCCGGAAAATTTCCGCCCAACACCAAGCTGCACACCAAGGCCTGCATCACCTATGGCGGCCACTGCTTCCCGGATCACAACGGGGCTGGTTTCGGTCACATCGGCTATGCCGATGCCCTGCGCTTTTCCAGCAACACCTTTTTCTACCAAGTGGGAGTGGGAGTCGGCTCCAAAGCGCTGAAACAGGCCGCTGATCAGTTGGGCTTTCAGCAGAAAACCGGCATTGAGATCGGCTGGGAAGAGAGCGTCGGGCTGGTGGGGGATGAAGATTGGGCCGCCCGTGGCCGCGGCTGGACCGATCCCGGTACCAGCCCCTGGATTCCAGAGGACATGGCCAGTGCCTCCATCGGGCAGTCCGTGGTGCAGATCACCCCCCTGCAGCTGGCTCGCGCCTATGCGGTGTTCGCCAATGACGGTTGGTTGGTGACGCCGCATCTCGCCGCCGGTGACATCGACTGGCTGAGCCCCGAGCACCGCACCAAGGTGGCGATGAAGCCATCAACGTTGCAGACGATCCGGGAGGGCCTGCGCAAAGTGGTGGAGGCCGGCACTGGTGCTGGCCTCAATGGGCCTGGTATTCCTCCGGCAGCTGGCAAAACGGGAACGGCAGAGGACAGCACGGGAGGTCCGGATCACGCCTGGTTCGGTTGTTATGCCCCCTATCCGGACGGCAAGATCGTGGTGGTGGCCTTTGCCCAAAACACCCCTGGAGGTGGATCGGTGCATGCTCTGCCGATGGCGAAGAAGGTTCTGGCGGAGTGGGAGAGGACCCGGCAGCGCTAG
- a CDS encoding glycosyltransferase family 1 protein, protein MKVAFFTETFLPKVDGIVTRLTKTVKHLVDAGDEVVVFCPEGCPDEYMGARLIGVPAMPLPLYPELKLALPRPAVSEAIDAFQPDLIHVVNPAVLGLGGIWLAKNKGIPLVASYHTHLPKYLEHYGLGMLEPLLWEMLKAAHNQALLNLCTSTAMVKELSDKGIQHTDLWQRGVDTELFRPELRSAELRQRLLGGYDDRGALLLYVGRLSAEKQIERIRPVLEALPDARLALVGDGPHRQQLEKHFEGTATTFVGYLAGEDLAGAYASGDAFLFPSSTETLGLVLLEAMAAGCPVVGANRGGIPDIISDGVNGCLYEPDGADGGAASLIEATRRLLGNDLERQALRTAARAEAERWGWAGATEQLRTYYRTVLSTPQLTAA, encoded by the coding sequence TTGAAAGTCGCCTTCTTCACCGAAACCTTCCTGCCGAAGGTCGATGGCATCGTCACCCGTCTGACCAAGACGGTGAAGCATCTGGTGGACGCCGGCGATGAGGTGGTGGTCTTCTGTCCTGAAGGCTGTCCGGATGAGTACATGGGTGCACGCCTGATCGGCGTGCCAGCGATGCCACTGCCGCTCTATCCCGAGCTCAAACTGGCCTTGCCGCGCCCAGCGGTGTCGGAGGCGATCGATGCGTTTCAGCCGGATCTAATCCACGTGGTGAACCCGGCGGTGCTGGGTCTCGGCGGCATCTGGCTCGCGAAGAACAAGGGCATTCCTCTGGTCGCCAGCTATCACACCCATCTGCCCAAATACCTCGAGCATTACGGCTTGGGAATGCTGGAGCCGCTCCTGTGGGAAATGCTCAAGGCCGCCCACAACCAGGCCCTGCTGAATCTGTGCACCTCCACTGCCATGGTGAAGGAGCTCAGCGACAAGGGCATTCAGCACACCGATCTGTGGCAGCGGGGCGTCGACACGGAGTTGTTCCGTCCCGAACTGCGCAGCGCGGAACTTCGCCAGAGGCTTCTCGGGGGGTATGACGACCGCGGTGCCCTGCTGCTCTACGTCGGTCGCCTTTCCGCAGAGAAGCAGATCGAACGGATCCGCCCCGTTCTGGAGGCCCTACCCGATGCACGGCTGGCCCTTGTGGGGGATGGTCCCCACCGCCAACAACTGGAGAAGCACTTCGAAGGAACCGCCACCACCTTCGTCGGTTATCTCGCCGGGGAAGACTTGGCAGGGGCCTACGCCAGCGGCGATGCCTTCCTCTTCCCCTCCAGCACAGAAACGCTGGGGCTGGTGCTCTTGGAAGCCATGGCGGCAGGTTGTCCCGTGGTCGGTGCCAACCGTGGCGGCATTCCAGACATCATCAGCGACGGCGTTAACGGCTGCCTTTATGAACCCGATGGCGCGGATGGCGGCGCTGCAAGCCTGATCGAGGCCACCCGCCGTTTGCTGGGGAACGACCTGGAACGACAAGCTCTGCGCACTGCAGCCCGTGCCGAAGCCGAGCGCTGGGGCTGGGCGGGTGCCACCGAACAACTGCGGACCTACTACCGCACGGTGCTGTCAACGCCTCAACTCACGGCCGCCTAG
- a CDS encoding NAD-dependent epimerase/dehydratase family protein yields the protein MKVLVLGGDGFCGWPCAVNLADQGHDVLIVDNLSRRKIDIDLEVESLTPIVSIGERLKAWEETGGKPMRFVHMDIAHEYQRLLDLLLEERPDSVVHFAEQRAAPYSMKSSATKRYTVDNNVNGTHNLLAAIVESSQDIHVVHLGTMGVYGYGSHRGATIPEGYLKVEVPQPDGSRFEEEILHPASPGSVYHMTKTLDQLLFLYYNKNDKVRITDLHQGIVWGTNTDATDRDPRLTNRFDYDGDYGTVLNRFLMQAAIGYPLTVHGTGGQTRAFIHIRDSVRCVQLALENPPEQGERVKIFNQMTESHQVGELAKKVAAITGAQVNNLPNPRNEAVENDLIVDNRCFIELGLNPTTLDDGLLKEVVEIATRYADRCDRNRILCTSAWTKTQAQAIGNAS from the coding sequence GTGAAAGTTCTCGTTCTCGGCGGTGACGGCTTCTGTGGCTGGCCCTGTGCGGTGAACCTGGCGGATCAGGGCCACGATGTTCTGATCGTGGATAACCTCAGCCGTCGCAAGATCGATATCGACCTTGAAGTTGAGTCGCTGACTCCGATCGTGAGCATCGGCGAGCGCCTCAAGGCCTGGGAGGAGACCGGCGGGAAGCCGATGCGGTTTGTCCACATGGACATCGCCCATGAGTACCAAAGGTTGCTGGATCTGCTGCTGGAGGAACGCCCGGATTCGGTGGTCCACTTCGCGGAACAGCGGGCCGCGCCCTATTCGATGAAGAGCAGCGCCACCAAGCGCTACACCGTCGACAACAACGTCAACGGCACCCACAATCTGCTGGCCGCCATCGTTGAAAGCAGTCAGGACATCCACGTGGTGCATCTCGGCACCATGGGCGTCTACGGCTATGGCTCCCACCGCGGCGCCACCATCCCCGAGGGTTACCTGAAGGTGGAAGTGCCCCAGCCCGACGGCAGCCGCTTCGAGGAGGAAATCCTCCACCCGGCAAGCCCCGGCAGTGTCTATCACATGACGAAGACACTCGATCAGCTGCTCTTCCTTTACTACAACAAGAACGACAAGGTCCGCATCACCGACCTGCACCAGGGCATCGTCTGGGGAACCAACACCGATGCCACCGACCGTGACCCGCGGCTCACCAATCGCTTCGATTACGACGGCGATTACGGCACAGTGCTGAATCGCTTCCTGATGCAGGCTGCGATCGGCTACCCGCTCACCGTGCATGGCACCGGTGGCCAGACCCGCGCCTTCATCCACATCCGCGATTCCGTGCGCTGCGTCCAGCTGGCGCTGGAGAACCCTCCGGAACAAGGGGAGCGGGTGAAGATCTTCAACCAGATGACCGAAAGCCATCAAGTGGGCGAACTGGCCAAGAAGGTGGCCGCTATCACCGGCGCTCAGGTCAACAACTTGCCCAACCCCCGTAACGAGGCCGTTGAGAACGATCTGATCGTGGACAACCGCTGCTTCATCGAACTGGGCCTCAACCCCACCACACTCGATGACGGCCTGCTGAAGGAGGTGGTGGAGATTGCCACCCGCTATGCCGACCGTTGCGACCGCAACCGCATCCTCTGCACCTCCGCCTGGACCAAAACCCAGGCCCAGGCCATCGGCAACGCATCCTGA
- the psb34 gene encoding photosystem II assembly protein Psb34, with protein MSVTTEDGGRLNAFAKEPRMEVMDIASSQSRNRSSMMMLVTGGLLVAAMVAVTVAIS; from the coding sequence ATGTCGGTCACCACGGAAGACGGCGGTCGTCTCAACGCCTTCGCCAAGGAGCCACGAATGGAGGTAATGGACATCGCCTCCAGCCAAAGCCGCAACCGGAGCTCAATGATGATGCTGGTGACCGGTGGATTGCTGGTGGCCGCCATGGTGGCGGTGACCGTCGCCATCAGCTGA
- a CDS encoding thiazole synthase encodes MDSPSPYSDPLTIGGRQFNSRLFTGTGKYPSMESMQQSIERSGCDMVTVAVRRVQTVAAGHEGLMEAIDWQRIWMLPNTAGCTNAEEAVRVARLGRELAKLAGQEDNTFVKLEVIPDSRHLLPDPIGTLNAAEQLVREGFTVLPYINADPLLAKRLEEVGCATVMPLGSPIGSGQGLNNAANIGLIIENAEVPVVVDAGIGVPSEAAQALEMGADAVLVNSAIAMAGDPAAMAEAMGQAVMAGRTAHLSGRLPRKDQASASSPTTGLVQSPR; translated from the coding sequence ATGGATTCGCCCTCCCCCTACTCCGACCCCCTAACCATTGGCGGGCGCCAGTTCAACAGCCGCCTGTTCACCGGAACAGGCAAATATCCATCCATGGAATCGATGCAGCAGAGCATCGAGCGATCCGGCTGCGACATGGTCACCGTGGCTGTGCGCCGGGTGCAGACCGTTGCGGCAGGCCATGAGGGCCTGATGGAAGCGATTGATTGGCAGCGAATCTGGATGCTGCCCAACACGGCGGGATGCACCAATGCCGAAGAAGCGGTGCGCGTCGCCAGGCTTGGACGGGAGCTCGCCAAGCTGGCGGGGCAGGAGGACAACACCTTCGTAAAGCTGGAGGTGATTCCTGACTCCCGACATCTTCTGCCCGATCCGATTGGCACCTTGAACGCGGCAGAACAACTGGTGAGAGAAGGGTTCACGGTGCTGCCTTACATCAATGCAGATCCCCTGCTGGCCAAACGGCTGGAAGAAGTCGGGTGCGCCACGGTGATGCCTTTGGGCTCTCCGATCGGCTCGGGCCAGGGGCTCAACAATGCCGCCAACATCGGTTTGATCATCGAAAACGCCGAGGTGCCGGTGGTGGTGGATGCCGGCATTGGTGTTCCGAGCGAGGCGGCACAAGCCCTCGAAATGGGCGCCGATGCCGTCCTGGTCAACAGCGCCATCGCCATGGCTGGCGACCCCGCAGCCATGGCCGAGGCCATGGGCCAGGCGGTGATGGCCGGACGGACCGCTCACCTCTCTGGGCGCTTGCCGCGAAAGGATCAGGCCTCTGCCAGCTCACCGACCACGGGCCTAGTGCAGTCACCCCGATGA
- a CDS encoding tetratricopeptide repeat protein, with the protein MNLLPQTYLLGLVGLLAIVAVVVGRQFFRVRRDEARLIELEKSEKASSRQASDLYELGSVQLRKRLYPQAAATLKQALKRLSGEPDEARALIENALGFALAAQKDYSGAIKHYKLALKAKADYPVALNNLAFAQEKLLKDSEAISLYEQTLQLEPDNATAKKGLKKLKRRNS; encoded by the coding sequence GTGAACCTGCTGCCCCAGACCTACCTGCTGGGCCTGGTCGGCCTGCTTGCCATCGTTGCGGTGGTGGTTGGCCGACAATTTTTTCGTGTGCGCCGTGATGAAGCACGGCTGATTGAACTCGAGAAATCCGAAAAGGCCTCTTCGCGACAGGCATCTGATCTCTACGAGCTCGGATCAGTTCAACTGCGCAAGCGGCTGTATCCGCAGGCAGCTGCCACCTTGAAGCAGGCACTGAAACGCTTGAGTGGTGAACCTGATGAAGCCCGTGCGCTAATCGAAAATGCGCTCGGCTTTGCCCTGGCCGCACAGAAGGATTACTCCGGTGCCATAAAGCATTACAAGCTGGCTCTGAAGGCAAAAGCGGATTACCCCGTCGCCCTCAATAACCTGGCTTTTGCCCAGGAAAAGCTGCTGAAGGACTCTGAAGCGATCTCCCTCTACGAGCAGACACTTCAACTAGAACCCGACAACGCCACAGCGAAAAAAGGCCTGAAGAAACTCAAACGTCGGAACAGCTGA
- the rplT gene encoding 50S ribosomal protein L20: MARVKRGNVARKRRNKILRLARGFRGGNGTLFRTANQRVMKALCNAYRDRRRRKRDFRRLWIARINAAARLNGVSYSRLMGGLKKADVRLNRKMLAQLAVVDPGSFTNVVAAAKS; the protein is encoded by the coding sequence ATGGCCCGCGTCAAGAGAGGCAACGTCGCCCGTAAACGCCGTAACAAGATCCTGCGGCTGGCCCGTGGCTTCCGTGGTGGCAACGGAACCCTGTTCCGTACAGCAAACCAGCGGGTGATGAAAGCCCTCTGCAATGCCTACCGCGATCGTCGTCGTCGCAAGCGCGATTTCCGTCGCCTTTGGATTGCACGCATCAACGCCGCTGCTCGCCTGAATGGTGTGAGCTACAGCCGTCTGATGGGCGGCCTTAAAAAGGCAGATGTGCGCCTGAATCGCAAGATGCTGGCTCAACTGGCGGTCGTTGACCCCGGCAGCTTCACCAACGTCGTGGCTGCAGCCAAGAGCTGA
- the rpmI gene encoding 50S ribosomal protein L35, with product MPKLKTRKAAAKRFKATGTGKFLRRRAFRNHLLDHKTPKQKRHLATKAVVDRTDEERVTLMMPYA from the coding sequence ATGCCCAAGCTGAAGACCCGCAAAGCTGCCGCGAAGCGGTTCAAAGCAACCGGCACCGGCAAATTTCTGCGTCGTCGCGCATTCCGGAACCACCTGCTGGACCACAAAACCCCCAAGCAGAAGCGTCATCTGGCCACCAAGGCCGTGGTGGACCGCACCGATGAGGAGCGCGTGACCCTGATGATGCCCTACGCCTGA